A portion of the Lolium rigidum isolate FL_2022 chromosome 1, APGP_CSIRO_Lrig_0.1, whole genome shotgun sequence genome contains these proteins:
- the LOC124700441 gene encoding OVARIAN TUMOR DOMAIN-containing deubiquitinating enzyme 11-like — protein MSEQQDHASKSSSSSISTSTQESEEEASVTIGSLLAQARNNSGRRLGKRLLHLGSIPHTPRVNGEIPNVDNATLDHERLSERLGTYGLAEFQIEGDGNCQFRALADQIFCNPDYHKQVRKAVMKQLKEFRKRYEGYVPMEYKVYLKKMKRSGEWGDHLTLQAAADRFGAKICLVTSFRDTCLIEIVPRDLTPTREIWLSFWCEVHYNSLYGTDDILTRKTKKKHWLF, from the exons ATGTCTGAACAACAGGACCATGCTAGTAAAAGCTCTAGCTCAAGCATCAGCACCAGCACTCAGGAGAGCGAGGAGGAAGCGTCCGTAACTATAGGTAGCCTGCTCGCCCAAGCAAGGAACAACAGTGGGCGTCGTCTTGGGAAGCGCCTCTTGCATTTGGGTTCAATCCCG CACACCCCTCGAGTTAACGGAGAGATTCCTAACGTTGACAATGCAACCTTGGATCATGAAAGGTTGTCGGAAAG GTTAGGGACTTACGGTTTGGCCGAGTTTCAAATAGAGGGAGATGGGAACTGTCAG TTTCGAGCTTTGGCAGACCAGATTTTTTGCAATCCTGATTATCACAAACAAGTCAGGAAGGCAGTCATGAAACAG CTAAAGGAATTCAGAAAACGCTATGAAGGCTATGTACCAATGGAATATAAGGTGTACCTGAAGAAAATGAAAAG ATCTGGGGAATGGGGGGATCATCTGACCTTGCAAGCAGCTGCAGACCGG TTTGGTGCCAAAATTTGTTTGGTGACGTCATTTAGAGACACCTGCTTAATTGAGATAGTCCCCAGGGACCTGACTCCCACAAGAG AGATTTGGCTGAGCTTCTGGTGTGAAGTACACTACAACTCCTTGTATGGAACTGACG ATATCCTGACCCGCAAAACTAAGAAGAAGCATTGGTTGTTCTAG